From Corvus moneduloides isolate bCorMon1 chromosome 2, bCorMon1.pri, whole genome shotgun sequence, one genomic window encodes:
- the A2M gene encoding alpha-2-macroglobulin, translating into MGKNGLLTKSSIFLLLFFLPGDTSAITEPQYMVLVPFLIHSDSHEKVCIQLTHLNESVTLRATLEHLGENRSLIDDVVSEKDMFTCIPFSLPKSRLPLPATFLSVTVKGATLQFSSRKLVLVQNSESLVFIQTDKPVYKPGQTVLFRIVSLDEEFRPVNEMIPLVYIEDPKKNRLYQWKNVELEMGFIQLFFNLTSEPIQGTYRVVAQKASGKTIQHSFSVEEYVLPKFEVTVKMPKVISILDEELKVTVCGLYTFGKPVPGLVSFRVCRKYERAAVSCYGEEGKAVCEEFSGQTDIYGCISKVVKTKLFQLKRSGYENKLHVEAKIKEEDTGVELTGTSFSEITTTISRIEFALSDTYYKRGVPFFGQVKLLDGSNAPIANETVRISFQGRQEENYTTNEEGIAEFALNTSTLAFENVGIRAVHKQNLFCYEHSWVFPRYGESYLQLKRFYSPSNSFLKIEPKSKPLSCGSSTEIRVHYILTPEAVGEQKKITFYYLVMAKGNIKQGGTHILDLDQESDNGVFSLQLSVQADIAPLAQVLVYTTVPSREVIADSAKFYTELCFNNKVGLSFSPSEGLPSSDAHLQFQASPNSLCAVRAVDKSVLLMKPEADLSPTSVYDLLPVKELHGYIYASNAPLEEPMQNCMTVEPIVRDGITYVPVMGVNEEDTYSILKEMGLKVFTNTNVRKPWFCSPSNHRHTIHPAAGLAAPETMAPRPMHAMRTSGLLADRFSEQLSTPEEVTETVRKYFPETWIWSLVPISSEGKADLEVTIPDTITEWKANAFCTSADAGFGLSPTVSLRAFQPFFVELTMPYSVVRGESFTLKATVFNYLPACIRVSVTLAQSTHFLATLVEKEKESHCLCENLRKTVAWLVTPKSLGQVEFSVTTEALQNQQPCGNAIVETPEKGRKDTVIRQLLVEPEGVEKETTQNSVLCVKGAPVKEEFSLLLPENVVQDSGRAYFSVLGDIMGTAMQNLHQLLQMPFGCGEQNMVLFAPNIYVLDYLNKTGQLSEEVKSKATGYLVSGYQRQLNYKHQDGSYSTFGQRYGQPGNTWLTAFVLKSFAQARHHIFIEEKHIQDALNWLSYKQKENGCFQSSGTLLNNAMKGGVDNEVTLTAYITIALLEIPLPVTYSVVRNALFCLETAANQKENHVYTKALLAYAFALAGNREKRKALLDSLEKEAVSKDGSVHWQRPGKEPEADLPYYRSRAPSAEVEMTAYVLLAHLTSQPAPAQEELAFASLIAKWISSQQNPNGGFSSTQDTVVALQALSLYGAVTYAKSGAASTVALRSGGDFQQEFQVDASNRLLLQRVPLPQVPGQYSVEVSGEGCVYLQTSLRYNVQPTQEEAPFMLHVYTVPETCEDSKAHKVFDIGINVSYTGERNGSNMVIVDVKMLSGFVPLKSSVRKLEGHPVIERTELNTNHVLLYLEKLGRETLSFSFTVERDIPVQGLKPAQVKVYDYYETDEFATQEYSAPCTTVKAEQGNS; encoded by the exons TCCTGTTCAGAATTGTTTCTCTGGATGAAGAGTTCCGACCTGTGAACGAAATG aTTCCATTGGTGTATATTGAG GACCCAAAGAAAAATCGTCTGTACCAGTGGAAAAACGTAGAGTTAGAGATGGGATTTATACAGCTGTTCTTCAACCTCACCTCTGAACCTATCCAAGGGACCTACAGAGTGGTGGCACAGAAGGCCTCTGGGAAGACAATTCAGCATTCTTTCTCTGTGGAGGAGTATG tgctgccaaaATTCGAAGTGACAGTGAAAATGCCCAAGGTGATCAGCATTCTTGATGAGGAGCTGAAGGTGACTGTTTGTGGACT ATACACATTTGGGAAGCCTGTTCCTGGCCTCGTGAGCTTCCGTGTCTGCCGGAAGTACGAACGTGCAGCCGTGTCCTGCTATGGTGAAGAGGGTAAAGCAGTGTGTGAGGAGTTCTCTGGACAG ACAGACATCTATGGCTGCATATCTAAAGTGGTAAAGACCAAATTATTCCAGCTCAAGAGAAGTGGATATGAGAATAAGCTCCATGTAGAGGCCAAGATTAAAGAGGAGGATACAG GAGTGGAGTTGACTGGAACAAGCTTCTCTGAGATCACAACCACCATTAGCAGAATCGAGTTTGCGCTTTCAGATACCTACTACAAGCGAGGAGTCCCCTTCTTTGGGCAG GTGAAACTTCTGGATGGGTCTAATGCTCCAATTGCCAATGAGACTGTGAGAATTTCTTTTCaaggaagacaggaagaaaactATACAACAAATGAAGAAGGCATAGCAGAGTTTGCCCTAAACACTTCCACGTTGGCCTTTGAAAATGTTGGAATTAGG gcagTTCATAAACAAAACCTCTTCTGCTATGAACATTCCTGGGTTTTTCCACGTTATGGAGAAAGTTATCTCCAGCTAAAGCGCTTTTACTCTCCCAGTAATAGCTTCCTCAAAATTGAGCCCAAGTCCAAGCCACTAAGCTGTGGCTCTTCCACAGAGATCCGAGTACATTATATCCTTACTCCAGAGGCTGTaggagagcagaagaaaatcacCTTTTACTACCTG GTGATGGCCAAGGGAAACATTAAACAAGGAGGCACTCACATTCTGGATTTGGACCAGGAAAGTG ACAATGGTGTCTTCTCACTACAGCTGTCTGTACAAGCTGATATTGCTCCACTGGCCCAAGTGCTTGTCTACACCACGGTCCCCAGCAGGGAGGTGATTGCTGATTCAGCCAAGTTCTACACAGAATTATGTTTCAACAATAAG GTGGGCTTAAGCTTCTCCCCTTCGGAAGGCCTGCCTTCCTCAGATGCTCACTTGCAGTTCCAAGCCTCCCCGAactccctctgtgctgtgcGTGCTGTGGACAAGAGTGTTCTCCTCATGAAGCCAGAAGCTGACCTGTCACCCACCTCT GTGTATGACTTACTTCCAGTGAAGGAACTCCATGGCTATATCTATGCTTCAAACGCACCCTTGGAGGAGCCCATGCAGAATTGCATGACTGTGGAGCCAATAGTTCGGGATGGGATCACCTATGTTCCAGTAATGGGGGTGAATGAAGAGGACACTTACAGCATCCTAAAG GAAATGGGTTTAAAGGTTTTCACAAATACCAACGTGAGGAAGCCTTGGTTTTGCAGCCCTAGTAATCACAGGCATACCATCCATCCAGCAGCTGGCCTAGCAGCACCCGAAACCATGGCTCCGCGACCCATGCATGCAATGAGGACAAGTG GCCTTCTGGCAGACAGATTTTCTGAGCAGTTAAGCACTCCTGAAGAGGTGACAGAGACAGTCCGAAAGTATTTCCCAGAAACCTGGATTTGGAGTTTAGTACCTATAAG CTCTGAGGGAAAAGCTGATCTAGAAGTGACCATCCCTGACACCATCACCGAGTGGAAAGCCAATGCATTCTGTACTTCGGCAGACGCGGGCTTTGGCCTGTCCCCAACAGTGTCCCTCAGagccttccagcccttctttGTGGAGCTTACCATGCCCTACTCTGTAGTGCGTGGGGAGTCCTTCACGCTGAAAGCCACCGTTTTCAACTACCTGCCTGCCTGCATCAGG GTCAGTGTGACTCTGGCTCAGTCTACTCATTTCCTGGCTACTctggtggaaaaggagaaggaatcTCATTGTCTCTGTGAGAACTTGAGGAAAACTGTGGCTTGGCTGGTGACTCCCAAATCTCTAG GGCAGGTGGAGTTCTCAGTGACCACTGAGGCCCTACAGAACCAGCAGCCCTGCGGGAACGCCATTGTGGAGACCCCTGAGAAAGGGCGGAAGGACACGGTCATCAGACAGCTGCTGGTGGAG CCTGAAGGAGTTGAGAAGGAAACAACCCAGAATTCTGTGCTCTGTGTAAAAG gAGCGCCTGTGAAAGAGGAGTTTTCCCTGTTGCTACCTGAAAATGTGGTACAAGATTCAGGCAGAGCGTATTTCTCAGTGCTGG gtgACATCATGGGCACTGCCATGCAGAACCTGCACCAGCTCCTCCAGATGCCCTttggctgtggggagcagaaCATGGTCCTGTTTGCACCCAACATCTACGTCCTGGACTACCTGAACAAGACAGGGCAGCTGAGTGAAGAGGTCAAATCCAAGGCCACTGGATACTTAGTGAGCG GTTATCAGAGGCAGCTGAACTACAAGCACCAAGATGGCTCTTACAGTACCTTTGGACAACGTTATGGCCAACCAGGGAATACCTG GCTCACAGCCTTTGTCCTCAAGTCCTTTGCCCAGGCCCGGCATCACATCTTTATAGAGGAGAAGCACATCCAGGATGCATTGAACTGGCTGTCCTACAAACAGAAGGAGAACGGCTGTTTCCAGAGTTCTGGGACACTCCTGAACAATGCTATGAAG ggtggagtggacAACGAGGTCACACTGACTGCCTACATCACTATTGCCTTGCTGGAGATTCCTCTGCCTGTGACC TACTCAGTGGTGCGGAATGCTCTGTTCTGcctggaaacagcagcaaatcagaaagaaaaccacGTGTACACCAAGGCACTGCTGGCGTACGCCTTTGccctggcagggaacagggagaagCGGAAGGCATTGCTCGACTCACTTGAGAAGGAAGCTGTGAGCAAGG ATGGCTCTGTTCACTGGCAGCGGCCTGGGAAGGAGCCAGAGGCTGATCTCCCGTACTATCGCTCCCGAGCCCCCTCTGCGGAAGTGGAGATGACGGCCTACGTGCTCCTGGCTCACCTCACCTCgcagccagcccctgcccaggaggagctggcatTTGCATCCCTTATTGCAAAGTGGATCAGCAGTCAGCAGAATCCCAATGGAGGCTTCTCCTCCACCCAG GACACAGTGGTGGCTCTCCAAGCCTTGTCCCTGTATGGAGCTGTCACCTATGCCAAGAGCGGGGCAGCTTCCACAGTGGCCCTGCGATCTGGAGGGGACTTCCAGCAAGAGTTCCAAGTGGATGCCAGCAaccggctgctgctgcagcgCGTGCCCCTTCCCCAGGTGCCGGGGCAGTACAGCGTGGAGGTGTCTGGTGAAGGATGCGTCTACCTGCAG ACAAGCCTGAGGTACAACGTGCAGCCCACGCAGGAGGAGGCACCCTTCATGCTTCACGTGTACACAGTCCCAGAGACGTGTGAGGACTCCAAGGCTCACAAGGTCTTTGACATTGGCATAAATGTCAG TTACACAGGGGAGCGCAATGGCTCCAACATGGTGATTGTTGATGTGAAGATGCTGTCGGGATTCGTCCCCTTGAAGTCCTCAGTGAGGAAG CTGGAAGGCCACCCCGTTATTGAGCGCACAGAGCTGAATACCAACCATGTTCTACTATACCTGGAAAAG ctgggcagggagaccctcagcttctccttcaCGGTGGAGCGGGACATCCCCGTGCAGGGCCTGAAGCCAGCCCAGGTGAAGGTCTATGACTACTACGAGACAG acGAGTTTGCAACACAGGAATACAGTGCTCCCTGCACCACAG TCAAGGCTGAACAAGGAAATTCCTGA